ccatttgacccaaccagcTTTCAAATATAGAGTCATAATTTGAAGTTGAAAATCACATTATCATTctttgcttttgtgtttgtttttggtttgagacagggtcttgctctgtcacccaggctggattgcagtgccacgatcacagctcactacagcctcaaactcctaggctccagtgattctcctgcctcagccctccaagtagctgggaagacaggtgtgagccactgtgccccgaaAATTTTATATCACTGTTTTTATGGAAAGTAGGATGGCAAAGTTAGAAGTGTGGGCAAAGTGTCAGATTGTTAGGATATACTCTACCTCCATCTCAGTCTCCTCCTTTGAGAAATGCAGTGAATGAGACAAAATTTCTCACGAAATGTTTTCAGGATTGAATAACATCAGACATGTAAAGCAACAAGCACTGTCCTGatattgtaaacattttataCGACTAATctatggttttcattttatttcctatcCAGAGGACAAGAAAAAACTATACTAAGGTGAGGAACATCAACATTCAACAGGATAATTTTTGAGGAAACCAGGTCAGCACTTGATATTGGGAGTGCCATACACATCAAATTAGAAGTCTCAGAAAGAGTGGTAAGAAAACTGATCAAAGATGGAACTTTATGGGAAACATCTAGGGAAGAAAAGTCAAAAAGGGCTTACAGAGGGAGTTTTTAGGagaaactaacacaaaaacaaaagcaaaatcatagttgtttttgattaaaaaaaaaaagaaaagaaagaaacacattggccaggcacggtggctcacgcttgtaatcctagcactttgggaggctgaggcaggcagatcatgaggtcaggagttccagaccagcctgaacagtatggtggaaccctgtctctactaaaaatacaaaaattagctggctgtggtggcacacacctgtaatctcagctacttgagaggctgaggcaggagaaccgcttcaacctgggaggtagaggttgcagtgagccaagattgcaccactgcactctagcctgggcgacagagccagactctgtctcaaaaacaataacaataacaacaacaaacaacccaataacaacaaccaaaaatcCCACAtcaagcacattttttaaaagagaaaaagagccgGATATTTAAACCCACAACATTTGCCTTAGGGGTACGCAGTGTGTCCTCTTAGTTCTGAGGCCCTGATTTGTCATGGACAAGAGTCGGCCCTGCTGAGGAGTCTTTCCAGGGCCCCCTTCACATCCTTGTTCCTCAGGCTGTAGATGAAGGggttcagcatgggggtgacCATGGCGTACATCACTGAGGCGGTGGAGCTGCTCTGGGAAGAATGGGTCACAGCAGAACTCAGATAGACCCCAAGTCCTGTTCCATAGAACAAGGAGACCACACAGAGGTGAGATCCACAGGTGGAAAAGGCTTTGTACTTGCCCTTGGTGGAGGACATTCCCATTAAGGAGGAGACAATCTGAGAGTAGGAGAAGAGGATCCCAGCTACAGGAAACACACCCAGCAGTGCCGTGGCCACATACAAGACAATGTTATTGAGGAGGGTGTTAGAGCAGGCCACCTTGAGGACCTGAGCCGGTTCACAGAAGAAATGCGGAATCTCAGTGCCTGTGGAGAAGGTCAACCTCTTCATCAGTAGAATATGAACCAGGGAGAACCAGAAAATGATGAACCAAGATGCCAGAACCAGGAGGCCACAGAGGCAGGGGTTCATGATGACCGTGTAGTGCAGTGGGTGGCAGATGGCCACAAACCGGTCATAGGCCATCACGGCCAGTAGGAAAGTATCCATTCCAGCAAACATCATTAAAAAATACACCTGAGTGAGGCACCCCATGTAGGAGATGTCTTTGCTCCGTGCCTGGATGCTCACTAGCATCTTGGGGACTGTGGTGGAGATGAAACAGATGTCAACAAAGgacaggttggagaggaagaagtacatgggggtgtggaggtgggagtcAGAGCTGACGGCCAGAATGATGAGCAGGTTCCCCAGCACCGTGACCAGGTACATGGACAGGAACAGCCCAAAGAGGACGGGCTGCAGTTCAGGATCATCTGAGAGTCCCAGGAGGAGAAATTTTGATAATTCTGTAAGGTTTTCTGCTTCCATGTAGCTGTTGTGTCtgctggggaaggaggaaaaagcaACGTTTAATGAACAGCAAGTGGCAGCTCAGCTTGTCATCACTTTACAATATCaccttttgatggacatttgtcaCCCTTCCTGGAGTCCTTACAAAGACAATGAATCTCTCAGGAAGTGGtatctatttttattctatttgtgtAGAGTTATCCAgccattctttaatttttagaaatctctctctttggccgggcatggtggctcacgcctgtaatcccagcactttgggaggacaaggtgggcagatcacgaggtcaagagattgagaccatcctggccaatatggtgaaaccctgtctctactaaaaatacaaaaatcagctgggcgttgtggagtgcacctgtaatcccagttactaaggaggctgaggcaggagaatcgcttgaacccaggaggcggaggttgcagtgagccaagatcatggcactgcactccagcctggtgacaaagtgagactccgtctcaaaaaaaaaaaaaaaaaaaaaaaacctctttttttcatttactcaCCAGTTTTAATTCCCCCATTTGTATCTATGAACTTAAATCAATTTCTTCTTTGGTGTGAATCTTCCAAAATAATTAAAGGTATGTCATGTCTTTTCCTCGATAATCCCCATGCTTCCTTCATTCTAATAGATGTACAATAGTTATTAAGTTGTGGATTTTCAACCCAAACAACCTTTATTCTGTGACCCAGTGCTTGGAAGTGATGTGACAGTTAACTCTCAgggctttcttccttccttaaaattaaattattgataTTACTTTCTTATTGAGGTTTAAAAATGCCATATGCACGGTAGGAATATCAACAAATGATAGCTATCATTACTGCTACTATTACTATTAATCttattaatcttttccttttatgATAATTACTTAGATATATAACTCTTCCAAGGTATAGCATAGAGCTgtgatttggaaaatattttctgaaatcagactttttagaataaaattctgatccatgcattagtctgttttcactctgctgataaagacatacctgagactgggcaatttacaacagaaagatgtttaatggacttacagttccacgtggctggggaagccttataatcacggtggaaggcaaggaggagcaagtcacatcttacatggatggtggcaggcaaagagagaaagcttgtgcaaggaaactcccccttatagaaccataagatctcatgagacttactcactatctcaagaacagcatgggaaagacctgtctccatgattcaatttcctcccactgggtccctcccattacacatgggaattcaagatgagatctgccACCCCCTGCACCCCACAGTCATCATGAACTCCTGCCTCTGTGGCCTCCTTGTTCTGGCATCTTGATTTATCATTTTCTGGGTCTCCCTGGTTCATGTTCTTCTGATGAAGAGGTTGACCTTCTCTATAGGCACTGAAATTCCACATTTCTTCTGTGACCTGCCTCTGGTTCACTgtgtagggacacagccaaactatgtGAATCCACCAACTTACTACTGTATACCATAGAGAAAGTTATTTGAACTGTCTTAGCTGCAGCTACCTCACCTCCATAGTAGGAGTAGTAAATACTCCCTATGTGGGAATATTGAAgagtgaaattaaatgagattatccATGTCATTTGTCTACTATGATTTCTGTGTCATACAATGGATATTTCACACATATGaacttttgttcttttgcttttttttttgagacagagtctcactctgttgaccaggctggagtgcagtggtgcaatgttggctcactgcaacctctgcctcctgggttcaagtgattcttgtgcctcagcctcccaagtagctgggaccacaggcatgcaccaccatgcccagctaatttttctatttttagtagagatggggtttcaccatgttggccaggttggttttgaactcctgggctcaagtgatccacccaccttggcctcccaatgtgctgagattacaggcatgagccactgtgcccagcctgaacttttgtttttaacattacaATAAATCTGTCTTTCATGGCTATCATTTATCAATATCAATATCCCCCTTACATGGGGCAGCCATCAAGGATGGAATTCTGATCACTGTGAATACAACAGGTCTGTTACGTCTTGTGACCACCACACAGGACTCTCAACTCATGAAGATCCCTATGCTTCCCTGCTTCAGAGAATGTCTGCCCAGTGTATTCCTCCAAGAAGTAACAAAAGCCTGTGGACTACATACAcaagatgagaaaagaaagggaCACCGCCATTAGAATCAAAGACAAGGCCTGAGAGAATGTGTGCTTGTGTACACATGCAGTTGAGTGGGAATGTTGGACTAATATCAGGGCAATGAATTGCCAAGAAATGTGACTGATAAGtttgatataaaaatttaaaaatttctataaatCAAATCATCCTAAAAAACTAAAGGGCAACTTTgaggtttgaaaaaaaatttgcatttttcatgATGGAAAAAAGGTTGTTACTATTTATGCCTAGAGAATGTTGATTaattaaagatggaaaaataatcaCTGAAGACCAACTTTAGTCCTGGAAAGTGGATAGAAGAGGCTTCTCTGAGATAGGAAAATTTGGGCTGAGAGAGGAAGAATGGAtcattggtttgtttgtttgtttgtttggagatggaatctcgatctgttgcccaggctggagtatagtggtgctatctctgttcactgcaacctctgcctcccaggttcaagcgattctcctgtctcagcctcctgagtagctgggattacaggtgtgtgccactacgctcagctaatttttttatttttagtagagacagggtttcaccttgttagccaggctggtctcgaactactgacctcaagtgatctgcccacctcggcctcccaaaatgctgggattacagacatgagctactgcacctggccggatCATTGTTAATTAGGGGaagtaaggaaaggaaagggtAAATCTTCTAGGCTGACAGAAGAGAATTCGAGATTGTCCCATGGGTCATTGAGCTTGTAAAGGAAGGGATTTGAGATGCCAGTGAGATGGGGAGCAGGGAATGAAAGCGGGATATGTATTTGATGACTAGAAATAGAACATCCTATATTCTTCCTCCTTGTCCCTTTCACATTGGTCAACTTATATTTAGTTTTAGACAGTGGTTGCGATTGTTTTGTCTCATCATTTAACAAGGATTTACGTGGTGCCCAGCACATTACTGATTCTGAGCAAGTACAaattgaaatgttctataaagACTGGGACCAAAGCATCAACTATAACACAAAATAGAAATCTTCAAGTTTAAGACATGTTTGAATATAGACATAAATTTAATAATACAGTAAATAACATATTcatatctcttttaaaataatgataaatgaaGTAGTAATACCAGCTCTAACAATGGAAGCAGGTTTAATGTAAGAATGTCTGCATAATTCATCACAAAAACAGGTCAGTAAAGAGAAATCATAAACAAAATCACAAtagaaaaaatgcatttgaaaaagaTTATCAACCAGGGCAGATCCTCTCAATAAAGGAAGAAACCAAGGACAATTGCTTAACCCGATAAACAATGGTTGTTTTAATACCACAGGCAACAAGATATGCTATGTTAAAACAGTAAGGGGTTTAAATTCCTGGATACACCAAAGGCCGTCTACTACAATTTCAATCTTTTGATATTTTGGTGAACAtgcaaatggatttttttttgggggggacatggtgtcactttgtcacctgggctggagtgcggggtgcagtctcagcttactgcaacctctgcctcctgggttcaagcaattatcccatctcagtctcccgagtaactgggattgcaggtgtaagctAAGGTGtcaggctttctttttttgttattgtttagtagagacagggttttgccatgttagccaggctggtctcagggtcctggcctcaagtgatctgcccgcctcggcctcccaaagtgctgggattatagatgtgagccactacgtTCAGCCAAGGGatttttaatatgagaaaaaaaattggactGCATGTTGAATGTCAGaaataattgtattatttctATATGATATCATGGATACTAAGTTGAAATAGCAAAAACATAACAGCTAGTAAGTGCTGTAAATAAGTCACCATCTCCACCACATCAACCCTACCCCCAATCCCCAGACCACTCTGGGTCTGGTAACCAATAATCTGCCaggaaaaatatagaatataatagaaaaatccAATCACATTAGGAACACATAGACAATACCTTGAGCATAGTAGATCTTCCGTGAGTAGTTAATGAATAAGTAACTGGATGTACGAAATTCAACAGGAGACTAAAGTTTATAGGAAAGAGTGCAGGAGAGTTAGAGACTGTTCGGAAAATAACTTATTAAAGACGGGCCCTGGATTCCAAGGAGTGAGAACAGAAGGTGGGAGACACTGGTTTCTGTGAAAACTAAAGTACCATCAAAGTACAGGGACTTCACCTTCATAGACTCAATAAGTATGGGACTTTCCAGGCTCATTACTGTGAAGGCTAGTActtattctctctcctcttttccttcttacCCCACCAGCCCTCACTGGGTCACACTAACTCTGATGGTTATCACTGAAGTTTTCTCTTCTACACGATCTGTTCCTAGGAAGCCGTACTGGGTTTTTTCCAAAGGCTGGGAGCAGAGAATTACAGGTGAGGTTGTTTAAACAGGGGCACATTTTAAGTTTCCAGTGTCTCAAGAGTTGAATTCTCAGAGCACCTtattaaataaattgttctattttcttcCCACTCTCCAAAGAGTTTGGCTCCCTTTGAGTAGTAAGAAGATGATAGAATGGaaatttttcagttaattttgtGATGAAATAGGCAGTGGTAGGGCATGATGGATTTATTTCCCCCAAGAAGAAATTCTTTCTTCGGTTTAATTTGAAAGTCACAAGTTTTGCCCTAAGGAAAGATTAATTTCTGCAAGGAACTAAACTCAGGAATCATCTCCAAGCGATGTGACTCCCTTGAAGAGTCTTTGGAGATTTTATGGATCCCTCGGTGTTGAAAATTCATGGaaacaaaaatgtcttttctttttaaatattttttcaaattatttttatatatttttttaaattatagaattatatgtatgtatcatgtaCAACTtgatatttggaaatatatatacattgtggacaTTCAATGTATCTAATTAACATACGCATTATCTCACAGAGTCGTTATCctggtgagaacacttaatatccactctcttagcattttcaaagaatatcatatatatcatCATTAACTAAAGTCATcctgctgtacaatagatctcttgaacttacttCTCTTAtatagctgtaattttgtattcttttactaACATCTCCACAACACCAACACTACTCCTCAACCCCAAACCACTCTGGGTCTGGTAACCAACATTCTACTTCTTTGAAATCTGGATTCTATTTCTCTGAGATCACCTTcgttagattccacatatgagtgagatcatgtgatatttgtctttctgtgcctcccttatttcacttaacacaatgttctctgagttcatccatgttgcaaatgacaggatttccttgtGTTTTATGgatgaatcatattccattgtgtatatatactacattttctttatccattcatttatttgcagacaactaggttgattctgtgtcttggctactgtgaataatgctccaataaacatgggagtgcgaTATCCCTTCCACACACTGACTTCGTTTCTTattgatatatacccagtagtggactgctggatcatatggtagttctatttttaagtttttgaggaacctccatactcttttccataatggttgtactaatttacattcctaccaacagtgtagaagggtttccatttcttcatatCCTGGCCAGCACTtactatcttttgtctttttagtaatagccatttgagatgaagtgaggtgatatctcattgtggttttcatttgcatttccctgatgattagtgaagttaaaccttttaaaaatgtatgttgggccgggcgcagtggctcacgcctgtaatcccagcactttgggaggcctagacgggcggatcacagggtcaggcgatcgagaccatcctggctaaaggtgaaaccccgtccctactaaaaatacaaaaaattagccgggcgtggtggcgggcgcctgtagtcccagctacttgggaggctgaggcaggagaatgacttcaacccgggagggggagcttgcagtgagccgagatcgcgccactgcactccagcctgggtgacagagcgagactcgtctcaagaaaaaaaaaatgtatgttgtccatctgtgtgtcttcttttgacaaatgtctttcaggtcttttgcccttttttttttttttttttttttttttttgagacggagtctcgctctgtcacccaggctggaatgcagtggcgcgatctccgctcgctgcaagctccgcctcccgggtttacgccattctcctgcctcagcctcccgagtagctgggattacaggcgcctgccacgacgcccggctacttttttgtatttttagtagagacggggttatcaccgtgttagccagggtggtctcgatctcctgaccccgtgatccgctctcctctgcctctcaaagtgctgggattacaggcgtgagccaccgcgccaggctgtcttttgcccattttaaaattgggtcgTTTTCTTCctactgagttgtttgagcttcttacgtattttggatattagccccaTATCACATGtctagtttgcaaatattttcctccattctgtagtttgtctcttcactctactgtttcctttgctgtgtggagatttttagtttaatgtaattccatttgtctattgcttttgttgtctgtgcttcagaggtcatatccaaaaaaatcactGCTCAGACCACTATCATGAGGTTTTcctcttttgttattttctagcttttctattttaggttttacatttaagactttaatccattttgaatggATTTTCGTATATAGTGTGAAGTAAATacctaatttcattcttctctgcctggatatccagttttcccaacaccatttattaaagagactgtcctttcccccttGTGAGtctttggcacctttgttgaaaatcagttggctataaatacatggatttatttctgtggttgatattttgttcagttggtctatgtatctagttttatgccagcaccatgctgttttggatatTACAGCTTTGTCAAATAGTtttaaatcaggtagtgtgatgcctccagctttgttattttggctcacattgctttagctatttggtGTCTTTAGTGATTccacaaaaattatttctgtgaaaaatgtttttacaatTTTGACAGGgtttgcattaaatctgtagattgctttggatagtatggacattttaatatagcaattcttccagttcatgaacatgggatatctttccatttatttgtatcttctttaatttctttcaacaatgttttatagttctgGGTGTACAAATTTTTCACCTCctcagttaaatttattcctaagcattcTATTTTTGGGGGTACCAATTATAAATAGgattattttgttgatttcttttttgagtaGTTTgctgttagtatatagaaacactattgatttttatatgtcgATTATGTATCCTCCAACTTTACTGAGTCTTTTttgttagttctaacagtttttggcAGTCTTCAGAGTTTTCTATACATaaggtcatgtcatctgcaaacagggaaaactTAACTTCTTActttccagtttggatgtcttttattttttttctctaacctaaTTGATTTAGCTAGAACTTCCACTACTATATtgagtagaagtggtgagaaCAGGCATTCCTTTCTTGTTCTGGACCCtagataaaatgttttcaattgtTCCCCAttgagtgtgatgttagctgtgggtttcttGTGTGTGGTTTTTActatgttgaggtatattccttctatatctAACTCATTGAGTCTTTATCATTAAAGGATGTtaatttttgtcaaatgtttttttctgcatctatagaaATGGTCATATggcttttgttcttcattctgtgaGTTTGATGTTTCTTGTTGTTTAATTTGCATAATTTGCACCATCCTTGTGAGGATAAACTGCTGGTCTTTTCAAGATAGAAGGAGCCCCATGTGGTCAACCTGCTCCCCTGGCTGGCTGGTCTCCTCAAGAAAGAAGGCCCTCTGGGTGTTCTGCTATTGTCTCTTGCTGACCATTCGGACATTCCGAAGCAGCACCAGCTCAATGGATCTTTGCAAATGGGAGGATCAGCCCTTGTGGCCACTCTGTTTATCAGGCCATCATACCATCAGGTGGCCAATGATAAAGGCTGGAAAATGTTATGTGGCAAAATGAATGCCTATCTGCCTCCTATGTGACATAcaacacaaatattttcatttatcataTCCAGTCCTCTATGTCCATCTACATACCTGTCTACActgtttcatcattttctttcaaagcCCATGACCAGGTGGTCCCACCACCTCAAATGACTTTTTCTTCCAGACAACGTGGATGACCAGATGTGCCGCTTGCAGTTCCACCCTTTGCAGAGATTTTTTCTATACACCCCTTTTTCAGGGTGTCCCTGAACTTGGCTATAATGAAGCCAtggctcattttttattgtactCACATACCAAGCCAATCTGTCTATAAAGCAAACTCaggcatttttctcttcttttttttttttttttttaatagtacaGGACATCTCCTGCTCCCCAATGGACCCTAGGTACAAGCTAAAGGCGTGGTGTTGGTGCGATAATGGTGAATGCCATTGGGATCTGCTGGagtcttggctttttttttcagactgaatcttgctctgtggcatagactggagtgcagtggcacaatctcggctcactgcaacctctgcctcctgggttcaagcaatt
The DNA window shown above is from Homo sapiens chromosome 19, GRCh38.p14 Primary Assembly and carries:
- the OR7D4 gene encoding olfactory receptor 7D4, whose translation is MEAENLTELSKFLLLGLSDDPELQPVLFGLFLSMYLVTVLGNLLIILAVSSDSHLHTPMYFFLSNLSFVDICFISTTVPKMLVSIQARSKDISYMGCLTQVYFLMMFAGMDTFLLAVMAYDRFVAICHPLHYTVIMNPCLCGLLVLASWFIIFWFSLVHILLMKRLTFSTGTEIPHFFCEPAQVLKVACSNTLLNNIVLYVATALLGVFPVAGILFSYSQIVSSLMGMSSTKGKYKAFSTCGSHLCVVSLFYGTGLGVYLSSAVTHSSQSSSTASVMYAMVTPMLNPFIYSLRNKDVKGALERLLSRADSCP